CCATCGTCGGCCTGGCCGTGCGCGGCCTGAACATGGGCATCGAGTTCAAGGGCGGCGCCGTCTTCACGACGCCCAGCACCTCCGTCTCCGCCGCCAAGGCCGAGGAGATCGCGGAGGACGCCGCGGGCCACGACGCGATCGTCCAGAAGCTCGGCACCGGCGGTCTGCGCATCCAGGTCAGCAGCCTGGACACCCAGCAGGCCGACCGGATCGGCAACGAGATCGCCGAGAGCCTGGACATCCCGGCCCGGCAGATCACCAACGAGCTGGTCGGCCCCAGCTGGGGCGAGCAGATCGCCAACAAGGCCTGGACCGGCCTCGGCGTCTTCATGATCCTCGTGGTGATCTACCTGGCGATCGCCTTCGAGTGGCGCATGGCGCTCGCCGCGCTCATCGCCCTCGTCCACGACCTCACCATCACCGTCGGCATCTACTCGCTCGTCGGCTTCGAGGTCACCCCGGGCACCGTGATCGGTCTGCTCACCATCCTCGGTTACTCCCTCTACGACACCGTCGTCGTCTTCGACGGCCTGAAGGAGAGCTCGAAGGACATCACCAAGCAGACCCGCTACACCTACAGCGAGATCGCCAACCGCAGCCTCAACGGCACCCTGGTGCGGTCCATCAACACCACCGTCGTGGCGCTGCTGCCGGTGGCCGGCCTGCTCTTCATCGGCGGCGGCTTCCTCGGCGCAGGCATGCTCAACGACATCTCGCTGTCGCTGTTCGTCGGCCTCGCCGCCGGTGCCTACTCGTCGATCTTCATCGCCACGCCGCTCGTCGCCGACCTCAAGGAGCGCGAGCCGCAGATGAAGGCCCTCAAGAAGCGCGTCCTCGCCAAGCGGGCCGCCGCCGAGGCCAAGGGCCTCTCGGCGGACGACGCCGACGGCGCGGACGAGGCGGCCCTGCCCGGGGCCACCGCGACCGCCGGAGCCGTCGTCGGCGGCCAGCGCGGCCGCCGCGGCCGCTCCACCGGGAGCAACCGATGACCGTCGACACCCGGGAGCTGCTGCTCAGCCGGATCCGCGACGTCCCCGACCACCCCAAGCCGGGCGTCATGTTCAAGGACATCACGCCGCTGCTCGCCGACCCGGTGGCGTTCGCCGCGCTCACCGGCGCCTTCGCCGAGCTGTGCGTACGGCACGGGGCGACGAAGATCGTCGGCCTGGAGGCGCGCGGGTTCATCCTCGCCGCCCCGGTCGCCGTCTCGGCACAGGTCGGATTCGTGCCCGTCCGCAAGGCGGGCAAGCTCCCCGGCGCCACGCTCCGCCAGGCGTACGAGCTGGAGTACGGCACGGCCGAGATCGAGATCCACGCCGAGGACCTGACGCCGGGCGACCGCGTCCTGGTCATCGACGACGTCCTCGCCACCGGCGGCACCGCCGAGGCCTCGCTGGAGCTGATCCGGCGGGCCGGGGCCGACGTCGCGGGCGTCGCCGTGCTCATGGAGCTGGCCTTCCTCGACGGCCGCGCCCGCCTCGAGCAGGCCCTGCGCGGCGCCCCGCTGGAGGCGCTGATCACGGTCTGACCGCCAGGTCGCACCACGTACGGGACGGGCATCCGGGAACACCGGATGCCCGTCCCCCGTTGTTCCCACTCCCGCCCGGGCGAGAGGGACGCCCGGGGTCGATACCATGGGATTTCCGGGCCTCACCGGGGGACCCGGACCCGCACGAGGAGCGCTCTTGCCAGACGAGGCCCAGCCACTCTCCGCCGCGAACCCCGATCAGCGGGCCGACAAGGCCGCGGCGGCCCCCACCACGCCGCCGGACACCGGCGCGGCCCCCGAGCCGGCCCCCGCGGTGCCGCCCCGCGCCGCCCACCCGGCCCCCGTCTCGGCGCCCAAGCCCGCGCCGCCCGCCCCGGCCCGCGCCGGCGGCTCGTCCAACCGCGTGCGCGCCCGCCTCGCGCGCCTCGGCGTGCAGCGCTCATCGCCGTACAACCCGGTCCTGGAGCCCCTGCTCCGCATCGTCCGCAGCAACGACCCGAAGATCGAGACGGCGACCCTCCGCCAGATCGAGCACGCGTACCAGGTCGCCGAGCGCTGGCACCGCGGCCAGAAGCGCAAGAGCGGCGACCCGTACATCACGCACCCGCTCGCCGTCACCACCATCCTCGCCGAGCTGGGCATGGACCCGGCCACGCTCATGGCGGGCCTCCTCCACGACACCGTCGAGGACACCGAGTACGGACTGGAGGACCTGCGCAGGGAGTTCGGCGACCAGGTCGCCCTCCTCGTCGACGGCGTCACCAAGCTCGACAAGGTCAAATTCGGCGAGGCCGCCCAGGCCGAGACCGTCCGCAAGATGGTCGTCGCCATGGCCAAGGACCCCCGCGTCCTCGTCATCAAGCTCGCGGACCGCCTGCACAACATGCGCACCATGCGCTACCTCAAGCGGGAGAAGCAGGAGAAGAAGGCCCGCGAGACGCTGGAGATCTACGCGCCGCTCGCCCACCGCCTGGGCATGAACACCATCAAGTGGGAGCTGGAGGACCTGGCCTTCGCCATCCTCTACCCCAAGATGTACGACGAGATCGTCCGGCTCGTCGCCGAGCGGGCGCCCAAGCGCGACGAGTACCTGGCCATAGTGACCGACGAGGTCCAGTCCGACCTGCGGGCCGCCCGGATCAAGGCCACCGTC
The genomic region above belongs to Streptomyces coeruleoprunus and contains:
- the secF gene encoding protein translocase subunit SecF yields the protein MSRLGNLGARLYRGEVGYDFVAKRKLWYGISILITITAIVGLAVRGLNMGIEFKGGAVFTTPSTSVSAAKAEEIAEDAAGHDAIVQKLGTGGLRIQVSSLDTQQADRIGNEIAESLDIPARQITNELVGPSWGEQIANKAWTGLGVFMILVVIYLAIAFEWRMALAALIALVHDLTITVGIYSLVGFEVTPGTVIGLLTILGYSLYDTVVVFDGLKESSKDITKQTRYTYSEIANRSLNGTLVRSINTTVVALLPVAGLLFIGGGFLGAGMLNDISLSLFVGLAAGAYSSIFIATPLVADLKEREPQMKALKKRVLAKRAAAEAKGLSADDADGADEAALPGATATAGAVVGGQRGRRGRSTGSNR
- a CDS encoding adenine phosphoribosyltransferase, which encodes MTVDTRELLLSRIRDVPDHPKPGVMFKDITPLLADPVAFAALTGAFAELCVRHGATKIVGLEARGFILAAPVAVSAQVGFVPVRKAGKLPGATLRQAYELEYGTAEIEIHAEDLTPGDRVLVIDDVLATGGTAEASLELIRRAGADVAGVAVLMELAFLDGRARLEQALRGAPLEALITV